In Microbacterium sp. 1.5R, the following are encoded in one genomic region:
- the carA gene encoding glutamine-hydrolyzing carbamoyl-phosphate synthase small subunit — protein MTALPEPAVLVLEDGTRHVGRAYGALGTTFGEVVFSTGMSGYQETLTDPSYAGQIVLQTAPHIGNTGMNDEDPESRRIWVAGYIVRDPSRVVSNWRATASLDEILERDGIVGISGIDTRSITRHIRSAGSMRGGVFSGEAAQIDADEQLRLVREAPQMAGQNLSAQVSVDVATVTTAMGERVGNLAVLDLGVKQATIDNLAARGFEVHVLPQNVTIDDIRAIDPVAVFYSNGPGDPAASGDHVELLRSVLDDGLPFFGICFGNQLLGRALGLGTYKLPFGHRGINQPVLDKSTGRVEITAHNHGFAVEAPLEGSFDSPHGYGKVEVSHIGLNDNVVEGLRALDIPAFSVQYHPEAAAGPHDANYLFDRFRDMVIASKKDTK, from the coding sequence ATGACAGCCCTCCCCGAACCCGCCGTCCTCGTCCTCGAAGACGGGACCCGCCACGTCGGCCGTGCATACGGCGCGCTGGGCACCACCTTCGGCGAGGTCGTCTTCTCGACCGGCATGTCCGGATACCAGGAGACGCTCACCGACCCGTCGTACGCGGGCCAGATCGTCCTGCAGACGGCCCCGCACATCGGCAACACCGGCATGAACGACGAGGACCCTGAGTCCCGTCGCATCTGGGTCGCCGGCTACATCGTGCGCGACCCCTCACGAGTCGTCTCGAACTGGCGTGCGACCGCTTCGCTGGACGAGATCCTCGAGCGGGACGGCATCGTCGGCATCAGCGGCATCGACACCCGATCGATCACGCGGCACATCCGCTCTGCCGGGTCTATGCGCGGCGGCGTCTTCTCGGGCGAGGCCGCGCAGATCGACGCCGACGAGCAGCTGCGCCTCGTGCGCGAGGCGCCTCAGATGGCCGGCCAGAACCTCTCGGCGCAGGTCTCGGTCGACGTCGCCACGGTCACGACGGCGATGGGGGAGCGGGTCGGCAATCTCGCCGTCCTCGACCTCGGCGTCAAGCAGGCCACGATCGACAACCTGGCGGCCCGTGGCTTCGAGGTGCACGTCCTGCCTCAGAACGTCACGATCGATGACATCCGTGCGATCGATCCCGTCGCCGTCTTCTACTCGAACGGCCCTGGCGACCCCGCAGCCTCCGGCGACCACGTCGAGCTGCTGCGCTCGGTGCTCGACGACGGGCTGCCCTTCTTTGGCATCTGCTTCGGCAACCAGCTGCTCGGCAGGGCGCTGGGTCTCGGCACCTACAAGCTGCCGTTCGGGCACCGCGGCATCAACCAGCCCGTACTCGACAAGTCCACCGGACGCGTCGAGATCACCGCGCACAACCACGGGTTCGCCGTGGAGGCGCCGCTGGAGGGCTCGTTCGACAGCCCCCACGGCTACGGCAAGGTCGAGGTCAGTCACATCGGCCTGAACGACAACGTGGTCGAGGGCCTCCGCGCTCTCGACATCCCGGCGTTCTCGGTGCAGTACCACCCGGAGGCTGCGGCCGGACCGCACGACGCCAACTATCTCTTCGACCGGTTCCGTGACATGGTCATCGCCAGCAAGAAGGACACCAAGTAA